A stretch of Methanoregula sp. UBA64 DNA encodes these proteins:
- a CDS encoding helix-hairpin-helix domain-containing protein: MSQITPHNLFDSRGNPVVLGKKIGSGGEGDVFEIAPHRMDVLAKIYHKPLTGERQEKLRLMVSGCNDDLKEFSAWPLDLIHAGKNGHVCGFVMPRITECEPIHKVYGPSHRKEAFPNADWKFLVRTAKNLAAAFYIIHKYGYVVGDVNEGNILVTKKACVRLIDCDSFQVQTRDKVYHCEVGVPQFTPPELQKSKDFKMLRTQNHDNFGLAILIFLLLFMGRHPFSGVYKGKDDMPIERAIAEYRFAFGRSAALKAMSPPPNAVGLSIVPGEVATLFEQAFTESSLQSWGRPTANDWWNVLDALEKRLKKCNAESMHAYYSGLASCPWCALENSTGILLFLSSDSISRIDVGTEWQKVPAVKPPGPIPVISPKNYRCAPAPLSPAIARMAGLRKFGQVLAIVFAAVSALLLLLWSEGDILRILASIVPALAGVLILFLPGKDTAEKKRRKKAFEDAKYSWKLWEKKWIAEAGDAGFTVQVTALNALRAKYEAIERDYQNALVELQHTTKERQQKKFLENCYIENCTSPRLGDNRKAALRSFGIETAADIDMHTIMSIPGFDAAIANELAAWRAGQERLFVYDDKKGVSPSDIQNLIHTFQPRIRPVEREFLMGIENLHAVQQKILRNRAKFQPVIEKSARDLAQAEANFSVFTLTGKGI; the protein is encoded by the coding sequence ATGAGCCAGATAACTCCCCACAACCTCTTCGACAGCCGGGGTAACCCGGTGGTCCTCGGGAAAAAGATCGGGAGCGGAGGAGAGGGCGACGTGTTCGAGATCGCGCCCCACCGGATGGATGTCCTTGCAAAGATCTACCACAAGCCCCTTACCGGGGAACGGCAGGAAAAGCTCCGGCTGATGGTAAGCGGCTGCAATGACGACCTCAAGGAGTTCTCCGCATGGCCGCTCGACCTTATCCATGCCGGGAAGAACGGGCATGTGTGCGGGTTTGTAATGCCGCGGATCACCGAGTGCGAACCGATCCACAAGGTATACGGCCCCTCCCACCGGAAAGAGGCGTTCCCGAACGCTGACTGGAAGTTCCTTGTCCGCACCGCAAAGAACCTCGCTGCTGCGTTCTATATCATCCACAAGTACGGGTACGTGGTGGGAGACGTCAACGAGGGGAATATTCTTGTCACGAAAAAGGCCTGCGTGCGCCTGATCGACTGCGACTCCTTCCAGGTACAGACCCGCGACAAAGTCTACCACTGCGAAGTCGGCGTCCCCCAGTTCACCCCTCCCGAACTCCAGAAGTCCAAGGACTTCAAGATGCTGCGCACGCAGAACCACGACAACTTCGGGCTTGCGATCCTGATCTTCCTCCTCCTGTTTATGGGGAGGCACCCCTTCTCGGGAGTATACAAGGGCAAGGACGATATGCCGATCGAGCGGGCGATCGCAGAGTACCGGTTCGCCTTTGGGAGGAGCGCGGCCCTCAAGGCCATGTCCCCGCCCCCGAATGCCGTGGGGCTCTCCATTGTCCCGGGCGAAGTAGCAACCCTCTTTGAGCAGGCCTTTACGGAATCGTCGCTCCAGTCATGGGGCCGCCCGACCGCAAACGACTGGTGGAATGTTCTGGATGCGCTCGAAAAGCGGCTGAAGAAATGCAATGCGGAGTCGATGCATGCCTATTACTCCGGCCTTGCCTCCTGCCCGTGGTGCGCCCTGGAAAACAGCACCGGGATCCTGCTCTTCTTGAGTTCGGACTCCATCTCGCGGATCGATGTCGGGACCGAGTGGCAGAAAGTCCCTGCGGTTAAACCGCCAGGCCCCATCCCGGTGATCTCCCCAAAGAATTACCGCTGCGCGCCCGCCCCGCTCTCCCCGGCGATTGCCCGTATGGCCGGGCTCCGTAAATTCGGCCAGGTACTTGCGATTGTCTTTGCTGCAGTAAGCGCTCTCCTCCTGCTTCTCTGGTCGGAGGGGGATATACTCAGGATTCTCGCAAGTATTGTCCCTGCTCTTGCCGGTGTACTGATCCTTTTCCTCCCGGGGAAGGATACGGCTGAAAAGAAACGGCGGAAAAAGGCGTTCGAGGACGCGAAATACAGCTGGAAACTCTGGGAGAAGAAATGGATCGCGGAGGCCGGCGATGCCGGGTTTACTGTTCAGGTCACTGCGCTCAATGCCCTCCGGGCAAAGTACGAGGCAATAGAGCGGGATTACCAGAACGCGCTCGTAGAACTCCAGCACACCACCAAAGAGCGCCAGCAGAAAAAATTCCTTGAAAACTGCTATATCGAGAACTGTACCTCGCCCCGGCTCGGCGATAACCGCAAGGCAGCGCTCCGGTCATTCGGGATCGAGACCGCGGCGGATATCGATATGCATACGATCATGAGTATCCCGGGCTTCGATGCCGCGATTGCAAACGAACTGGCGGCCTGGAGGGCCGGCCAGGAACGGCTGTTTGTCTACGACGATAAAAAAGGCGTGTCGCCCTCCGATATCCAGAACCTGATCCATACCTTCCAGCCACGGATCCGCCCGGTTGAGCGCGAATTCCTGATGGGAATTGAGAACCTGCATGCCGTCCAGCAGAAGATCCTCCGGAACCGCGCCAAGTTCCAGCCGGTGATCGAGAAGAGCGCCCGCGACCTTGCCCAGGCGGAAGCAAACTTCTCGGTCTTTACCCTTACTGGGAAAGGGATCTGA
- a CDS encoding ABC transporter permease: protein MPSTENHEPAHSRIARELSAAWAIATKDMRIYYLKPNIIVSGILFPLFMFLAFAIGKNAPAVTLIPGLIAITLLFSASSIEPVSIPIERRVKTFDRLLAAPISFHTLVIGESMSGFLYSLGIACIPLAIGLVVFRMTVLNAAILAAAMILTAFCFATLGTLFAAYPTENVGEVMSMLNLVRLPLIFISGVFIPLTAMPAIGQEIALLSPLTYGNDLIQYAVTGVTQFSVAADIAALAVFILVFQYAANGLYKKFNE, encoded by the coding sequence ATGCCATCGACTGAAAACCACGAACCCGCGCACTCCCGGATCGCCCGGGAGCTTTCCGCGGCATGGGCGATCGCAACAAAAGACATGAGGATCTACTACCTCAAGCCAAACATCATCGTCTCGGGCATCCTCTTCCCGCTCTTTATGTTCCTTGCTTTTGCCATCGGGAAGAACGCCCCGGCGGTTACCCTGATCCCGGGACTCATCGCTATCACGCTCCTCTTCTCGGCATCCTCGATAGAACCTGTTTCCATTCCCATAGAACGGCGGGTAAAGACCTTCGACCGGCTCCTTGCCGCTCCCATCTCCTTCCATACGCTGGTGATCGGGGAGAGCATGAGCGGGTTTCTGTACAGCCTCGGGATCGCCTGCATCCCGCTCGCTATCGGACTGGTGGTATTCAGGATGACGGTGCTCAACGCAGCGATCCTTGCCGCGGCGATGATCCTGACGGCGTTCTGCTTTGCAACGCTCGGGACGCTCTTTGCCGCCTACCCCACCGAGAACGTGGGGGAGGTGATGTCGATGCTCAACCTCGTGCGCCTGCCGCTTATCTTCATCTCGGGCGTGTTCATCCCGCTCACTGCCATGCCGGCGATCGGGCAGGAGATTGCGCTCCTCTCTCCCTTAACCTACGGGAACGATCTGATCCAGTATGCGGTTACGGGAGTAACGCAGTTCTCCGTTGCCGCCGATATCGCTGCGCTCGCCGTCTTTATCCTCGTCTTCCAGTATGCAGCAAACGGGCTGTATAAAAAATTCAACGAGTGA
- a CDS encoding ATP-binding cassette domain-containing protein, with translation MYAIEASHLSKRFRDIAALNDVSFTVNEGETFGYLGPNGAGKTTTIRILTGISPPTGGSASIFGHDIVNDTIAARQSMGVVSETSNVYDDLTAWQNMMFAAELYNIDPATRKKKAEELLSTFGLYGRRDRKAHGFSKGMKRRLTLAMGLVSGPRLLFLDEPTSGLDVESNMIIRGVITDLVRDGVTVFLTTHNIEEANLMCDRVAIINRGTIAAIDAPERLKKTIQSVQSIEVAFDRADAGTPDTLGRIPTVSSVIKEGDKFRIYTSDPSTVIEAVMDYARSRKLRVVSITTLGPTLEDVFIRITGLKTTGGTVHAID, from the coding sequence ATGTACGCGATCGAAGCCTCCCACCTGTCCAAACGTTTCCGGGACATTGCCGCGCTCAACGACGTGAGTTTTACCGTAAACGAGGGGGAAACGTTCGGGTACCTGGGCCCGAACGGCGCCGGGAAGACCACGACGATCCGGATCCTGACCGGGATCTCGCCGCCCACCGGGGGATCGGCTTCGATCTTCGGCCACGATATCGTGAACGACACCATTGCCGCACGCCAGTCCATGGGGGTTGTCTCCGAGACCTCGAACGTGTACGACGATCTCACGGCATGGCAGAACATGATGTTTGCCGCCGAGCTCTACAATATCGACCCCGCAACCCGGAAAAAGAAGGCAGAAGAACTCCTCTCCACCTTCGGGCTGTACGGGCGCCGGGACCGCAAGGCGCACGGGTTCTCCAAGGGGATGAAGCGCAGGCTGACGCTTGCCATGGGCCTGGTGAGCGGCCCGCGCCTGCTCTTTTTGGATGAGCCGACCTCCGGCCTCGATGTGGAGAGCAACATGATCATCCGGGGGGTCATCACCGATCTCGTGCGGGACGGGGTGACGGTCTTTTTAACGACCCATAACATCGAGGAGGCAAACCTGATGTGCGACCGGGTGGCGATCATCAACCGGGGCACGATTGCAGCGATCGATGCTCCCGAACGGCTCAAAAAGACGATCCAGAGTGTCCAGTCCATCGAGGTCGCCTTTGACCGGGCGGATGCCGGAACGCCGGACACGCTGGGCCGGATTCCCACGGTCAGCAGTGTGATCAAGGAGGGAGACAAGTTCCGGATCTATACAAGCGACCCGTCCACGGTCATCGAGGCGGTGATGGACTATGCCCGCAGCCGGAAGCTCCGGGTGGTGAGCATTACCACGCTCGGCCCCACCCTCGAAGATGTCTTCATCAGGATCACCGGGCTCAAAACAACAGGAGGTACGGTCCATGCCATCGACTGA